One window from the genome of Rhodopseudomonas sp. P2A-2r encodes:
- a CDS encoding DUF3830 family protein — protein MSQLIVHVGDFSFNAKFEEELAPKTVAAFKKAMPFESQAIHVRWSGEGVWMPLGDLDFGVGYENHTSYPAPGHIILYPGGISETEILLAYSGVHFASKMGQLAGNHFITLTSGLENLPAMGKTVLWKGAQKVRFEIV, from the coding sequence ATGAGCCAGCTCATTGTCCATGTCGGCGACTTCTCCTTCAACGCGAAGTTCGAGGAGGAACTGGCGCCTAAGACCGTGGCTGCCTTCAAGAAGGCGATGCCGTTCGAGAGCCAGGCCATCCATGTGCGCTGGAGCGGCGAGGGCGTGTGGATGCCGCTCGGCGATCTCGATTTCGGCGTCGGCTACGAGAACCACACTTCCTATCCCGCGCCCGGCCACATCATCCTGTATCCCGGCGGCATCAGCGAGACCGAGATCCTGCTGGCCTATAGCGGCGTGCATTTCGCCAGCAAGATGGGCCAGCTCGCCGGCAACCATTTCATCACTTTGACCTCCGGCCTCGAGAACCTGCCGGCTATGGGCAAGACCGTGCTGTGGAAGGGCGCGCAAAAAGTCCGCTTCGAGATCGTCTGA
- a CDS encoding formamidase, whose protein sequence is MNGLGGLNKSPEGVVIGLVQLQLPVVVTRQDLARQTDRIVYMVGKARRNLGTMDLVVFPEYALHGLSMDTNPDIMCRLDGPEVAAFKQACIDNAIWGCFSIMEFNPDGNPWNSGLIIDDHGDIKLYYRKMHPWIPVEPWEPGNLGIPVIDGPRGAKLALIICHDGMFPEMARECAYKGAEIMIRTAGYTAPIRDSWRFTNQANAFQNLMVTANVCMCGSDGSFDSMGEGMIVNFDGSVIAHGTTGRADEIISAEVRPDLVREARIHWGVENNIYQLWHRGYVAVKGGAMDCPYTFMQDMVAGTYRLPWEDQVKVTDGTSCGFPEPTRVFTATTAKAAE, encoded by the coding sequence ATGAACGGATTGGGCGGCCTCAACAAATCGCCTGAGGGCGTGGTGATCGGGCTGGTGCAGTTGCAGCTCCCGGTGGTGGTAACCCGGCAGGACCTGGCGCGGCAGACCGACCGCATCGTGTATATGGTCGGCAAGGCGCGGCGCAATCTCGGCACCATGGACCTGGTGGTATTTCCGGAATATGCGCTGCACGGCCTGTCCATGGACACCAATCCGGACATCATGTGCCGGCTGGACGGGCCGGAAGTGGCGGCGTTCAAGCAGGCCTGCATCGACAATGCGATCTGGGGCTGCTTCTCCATCATGGAGTTCAACCCGGACGGCAATCCGTGGAATTCCGGCCTGATCATCGACGACCATGGCGACATCAAACTGTATTACCGCAAGATGCATCCGTGGATCCCGGTGGAGCCGTGGGAGCCCGGCAATCTCGGCATCCCCGTGATCGACGGCCCCCGCGGCGCGAAGCTGGCGCTGATCATCTGCCACGACGGCATGTTCCCGGAGATGGCGCGGGAATGCGCCTACAAGGGCGCCGAGATCATGATCCGCACCGCCGGCTACACCGCGCCGATCCGCGACAGCTGGCGCTTCACCAACCAGGCCAACGCATTCCAGAACCTGATGGTGACGGCGAACGTCTGTATGTGCGGCTCGGACGGCTCGTTCGACTCCATGGGCGAAGGCATGATCGTCAATTTCGACGGCAGCGTCATCGCTCACGGCACCACCGGCCGCGCCGACGAGATCATCAGCGCCGAGGTGCGCCCCGACCTGGTGCGCGAGGCGCGCATCCACTGGGGCGTCGAGAACAACATCTACCAGCTCTGGCACCGCGGCTATGTGGCGGTGAAGGGCGGCGCGATGGACTGCCCCTACACCTTCATGCAGGACATGGTGGCGGGGACATACCGGCTGCCGTGGGAGGACCAGGTCAAGGTCACCGACGGCACCTCATGCGGATTTCCTGAGCCGACACGGGTATTCACGGCGACGACTGCGAAGGCGGCGGAATAA
- a CDS encoding ABC transporter substrate-binding protein, producing the protein MKKILALATTAAIGLSAVSAEAADKVTIQLKWVAQAQFAGYFVAKEKGFYKDAGLDVTIKPGGPDVAPPQVIAGGGADVVVDWMPSALASREKGVPLVNISQTFKKSGLMLTCRAETGIKKPADLKGRTIGVWYGGNEYPFLSWMSKLGLKTDGSKDGVKIIKQGFNVDPLLQKQADCVSTMTYNEYWQVVDGGYKPSQLVVFKYEDEGVATLEDGLYVVEKNLKDPVFVAKMAKFVKASEKGWDYARANPDEAVKIILAGDSTGAKTAKDQKRMMTEVAKLLGPMDGKLDPKDYERTVATLMAGGSDPVITKKPEGATTTAVTDAMK; encoded by the coding sequence ATGAAGAAAATTCTGGCACTGGCAACGACGGCGGCGATCGGGTTGTCGGCGGTTTCCGCTGAGGCGGCAGACAAGGTGACGATCCAGCTCAAATGGGTGGCGCAGGCACAGTTCGCCGGCTACTTCGTCGCCAAGGAGAAGGGGTTCTACAAGGACGCCGGTCTCGACGTCACCATCAAGCCGGGCGGCCCCGATGTCGCGCCGCCGCAGGTGATCGCCGGCGGCGGTGCCGACGTGGTGGTGGACTGGATGCCCTCGGCGCTGGCGTCGCGCGAGAAGGGCGTGCCGCTGGTCAACATCTCGCAGACCTTCAAGAAGTCCGGCCTGATGCTGACCTGCCGCGCCGAGACCGGCATCAAGAAGCCCGCGGACCTCAAGGGCCGGACCATCGGTGTCTGGTACGGCGGCAACGAATATCCGTTCCTGTCGTGGATGTCGAAGCTCGGCCTGAAGACCGACGGCTCCAAGGATGGCGTCAAGATCATCAAGCAGGGCTTTAACGTCGATCCGCTGTTGCAGAAGCAGGCCGACTGCGTCTCCACCATGACCTACAACGAATACTGGCAGGTGGTCGACGGCGGCTACAAGCCCAGCCAGCTGGTCGTGTTCAAGTATGAAGACGAAGGCGTCGCCACGCTGGAGGATGGTCTCTACGTGGTCGAGAAGAATTTGAAAGATCCCGTCTTCGTCGCCAAGATGGCGAAGTTCGTGAAGGCGTCGGAGAAGGGCTGGGACTACGCCAGGGCCAATCCCGACGAGGCCGTGAAGATCATCCTGGCCGGCGATTCCACCGGCGCCAAGACCGCCAAGGACCAGAAGCGCATGATGACCGAGGTGGCAAAGCTGCTCGGCCCCATGGACGGCAAGCTCGACCCCAAGGACTATGAGCGGACCGTTGCCACGTTGATGGCCGGCGGCTCCGATCCGGTGATCACGAAGAAGCCGGAAGGCGCGACCACGACGGCGGTGACCGACGCGATGAAGTAG
- a CDS encoding ABC transporter ATP-binding protein, whose amino-acid sequence MSNLAEATTVLNPPPRRLAVDVSHVSLTFQTADGAVDALSNVSLGIAEGEFVSFIGPSGCGKTTMLRVIADLQQPTSGELRVNGMSAEQARLSRAYGYVFQAPALFPWRTIEANLKLPLEIMGFSDSEQTARAARYLALVNLTGFERKFPWQLSGGMQQRVSIARALSFDPALLLMDEPFGALDEIVRDHLNEQLLQLWDKTGKTVLFVTHSIPEAVFLSTKIVVMSPRPGRITDIIDCNFPRDRTLEIRETPEFIRIAQRVRNGLRAGHSYDE is encoded by the coding sequence ATGAGCAACCTCGCCGAAGCAACGACCGTCCTCAACCCGCCGCCGCGGCGTCTGGCGGTCGATGTTTCCCATGTTTCATTGACGTTTCAGACCGCCGACGGCGCGGTCGATGCGCTATCCAATGTCAGCCTGGGGATCGCCGAGGGCGAGTTCGTGTCGTTCATCGGCCCCTCCGGCTGCGGCAAGACCACCATGCTGCGCGTCATCGCCGACCTGCAGCAGCCGACCTCCGGCGAACTCCGTGTCAACGGCATGAGCGCCGAGCAGGCGCGGCTGTCGCGCGCCTACGGTTACGTGTTCCAGGCGCCGGCCCTGTTTCCGTGGCGGACCATCGAGGCCAATCTGAAGCTGCCGCTCGAGATCATGGGTTTTTCCGATAGCGAGCAGACTGCACGCGCGGCGCGCTATCTGGCGCTGGTGAACCTCACCGGCTTCGAGCGCAAGTTTCCCTGGCAATTGTCCGGCGGCATGCAGCAGCGGGTGTCGATCGCCCGCGCGCTTTCGTTCGATCCGGCGCTGCTGCTGATGGACGAACCCTTCGGTGCGCTGGACGAGATCGTGCGCGATCATCTCAACGAGCAGCTGCTGCAATTGTGGGACAAGACCGGCAAGACCGTATTGTTCGTGACACATTCGATTCCGGAAGCGGTGTTCCTGTCGACCAAGATCGTGGTGATGTCGCCGCGGCCGGGCCGCATCACCGATATCATCGACTGCAATTTTCCGCGCGACCGCACCCTGGAGATCCGCGAGACGCCGGAATTCATCCGCATCGCGCAGCGCGTGCGCAACGGGTTGCGGGCAGGGCACTCCTATGACGAGTGA
- the puuE gene encoding allantoinase PuuE: MADAAYPRDLRGYGRNPPDPQWPGGARIAVQFVVNFEEGGENNILHGDRASEAFLSDVLGAQPWPGQRHANIESMFEYGSRAGFWRLWRMFTERRMPTTVFGVATALKRNPEIVAAMQEAGWDIASHSLKWIEHKDMSEVEERAEIAEAIRVHTEATGAPPLGWYTGRSSINTNRLLMEAGGLMYLCDTYADDLPYWLKGPNGPQLMIPYSLDANDMRFVNPQGFGGGDEFFTYLKDAFDVLYAEGATAPKMMTVGLHCRVVGRPGRAASLIRFLDYIGSHDKVWVPTRLQIAEHWHAHLKHLAADAREVG; this comes from the coding sequence ATGGCGGACGCCGCCTATCCCCGCGATCTGCGCGGCTACGGCCGCAATCCGCCCGATCCGCAATGGCCGGGCGGCGCCCGCATCGCGGTGCAGTTCGTGGTCAATTTCGAGGAAGGCGGCGAGAACAACATCTTGCACGGCGACCGCGCGTCGGAAGCCTTCCTGTCGGACGTGCTCGGCGCGCAGCCGTGGCCGGGCCAGCGCCACGCCAATATCGAATCGATGTTCGAATATGGCTCGCGCGCCGGGTTCTGGCGGCTGTGGCGGATGTTCACCGAACGCAGGATGCCGACCACGGTGTTCGGCGTCGCCACCGCGCTGAAGCGCAATCCGGAGATCGTCGCGGCCATGCAGGAGGCCGGCTGGGATATCGCCAGCCACAGCCTGAAATGGATCGAGCACAAGGACATGTCGGAGGTCGAGGAGCGCGCCGAAATCGCCGAGGCGATCCGCGTCCACACCGAGGCCACCGGTGCTCCGCCGCTCGGCTGGTACACCGGGCGCAGCTCCATCAACACCAACCGCCTGCTGATGGAAGCAGGCGGCCTGATGTATCTGTGCGACACCTATGCCGACGACCTGCCGTACTGGCTCAAGGGGCCGAACGGCCCGCAGCTGATGATCCCCTACAGTCTCGATGCCAACGACATGCGCTTCGTCAATCCGCAGGGATTTGGCGGCGGCGATGAGTTCTTCACCTATCTGAAGGACGCCTTCGACGTGCTCTATGCCGAAGGCGCGACGGCGCCGAAGATGATGACCGTCGGCCTGCATTGCCGCGTCGTCGGCCGTCCCGGCCGCGCCGCGTCGCTGATCCGCTTCCTCGACTACATCGGCAGCCACGACAAGGTCTGGGTGCCGACGCGGCTGCAGATCGCCGAACACTGGCACGCCCATCTCAAGCATCTCGCCGCCGACGCCCGCGAGGTCGGATAG
- a CDS encoding FAD binding domain-containing protein, with protein MKPAAFRYIAATSLGHALALKAEHGDEAKFLAGGQSLMPTMNFRLARPAVLIDINGVNELAGVRCSDHATQIGALTRYRALERDAGIQARFPLIGEALPEIAHPQIRNRGTLGGNLCHADPASEMPAIMVALGASLRIASAHGERVLPASEFFLGGLTTALAPDEMLVEIELPAAPARSGSCFMEVARRRGDFAIAGVAAMVTLDGDYICSNVRLVLCGVGEMPVDAGGAADALLGQADITDAAICDVAAAVQAMLDPPGSVHATAAYQRHIAGVLVERTLTTAHMRARHGQ; from the coding sequence ATGAAGCCAGCTGCCTTTCGATACATCGCCGCGACATCGCTCGGCCACGCGCTGGCGCTGAAGGCGGAGCATGGCGATGAGGCCAAGTTCCTCGCCGGCGGCCAGAGCCTGATGCCGACCATGAATTTCCGGCTGGCGCGGCCGGCCGTGCTGATCGACATCAACGGCGTGAATGAGCTGGCCGGCGTTCGCTGCAGCGACCATGCCACACAGATCGGCGCGCTGACGCGCTACCGCGCGCTGGAGCGCGACGCCGGGATCCAGGCGCGCTTTCCGCTGATCGGCGAAGCGCTGCCGGAAATCGCCCATCCGCAGATCCGCAACCGCGGCACGCTTGGCGGCAATCTGTGCCACGCCGATCCGGCCTCGGAAATGCCGGCCATCATGGTGGCACTCGGCGCCAGCCTGCGGATCGCCTCGGCGCACGGCGAACGCGTGCTGCCGGCGAGCGAATTCTTTCTCGGTGGCCTGACCACCGCGCTTGCGCCGGACGAAATGCTGGTGGAGATCGAACTGCCGGCAGCGCCCGCGCGCAGCGGCAGCTGCTTCATGGAAGTGGCACGTCGACGTGGCGATTTTGCCATTGCCGGCGTGGCCGCCATGGTGACGCTGGACGGCGACTACATCTGTTCGAACGTGCGACTGGTGCTATGCGGCGTCGGCGAGATGCCTGTCGATGCCGGCGGCGCCGCGGACGCGCTGCTCGGCCAAGCGGACATCACCGACGCCGCTATCTGCGATGTCGCCGCCGCGGTGCAGGCCATGCTCGATCCACCCGGCAGCGTCCACGCCACCGCTGCCTATCAACGCCACATCGCCGGCGTGCTGGTGGAGCGGACGCTGACCACGGCGCACATGCGGGCCCGCCATGGACAATGA
- a CDS encoding ABC transporter permease translates to MGSVCGAAATITLLHDDGIAGSAATGFWMIVLAVWLGAALCVMALAVVRPGSNARRKWLDLAVPLLFGAVVFYLWEVLVRGFGVPSVLLPAPSAAAAKFASSLPILGADFVQTFVRGVLIGYVIGCGAGLAVAIVAHRFAFLGRGLLPLGNFFSALPLVGVAPIMVMWFGFDWPSKAAVVALVTFFPMLVNALAGLSASGHIERDLMRSYGATYRQTLTRLYLPAALPFIFNALKINATLALIGAIVAEFFGTPTQGIGFRISTEAGRMAIDMVWAEIALAAIAGMAFYGLVALAERATTFWHPSHRT, encoded by the coding sequence ATGGGATCTGTCTGCGGTGCCGCCGCGACGATCACGCTGCTGCACGATGACGGCATCGCCGGCTCCGCGGCGACCGGCTTCTGGATGATCGTGCTTGCGGTGTGGCTCGGCGCCGCTCTGTGCGTGATGGCGCTGGCGGTGGTGCGTCCGGGCAGCAACGCGCGACGCAAATGGCTCGATCTTGCGGTCCCGCTGCTGTTCGGCGCGGTGGTGTTCTATCTGTGGGAAGTGCTGGTGCGCGGCTTCGGCGTGCCCAGCGTGTTGCTGCCGGCGCCGAGCGCGGCCGCTGCGAAATTCGCATCCTCGCTGCCGATCCTTGGCGCGGACTTCGTCCAGACTTTTGTGCGCGGCGTGCTGATCGGCTATGTCATCGGCTGTGGCGCCGGCCTCGCGGTGGCCATCGTCGCGCACCGCTTCGCCTTCCTCGGCCGCGGTCTGTTGCCGCTCGGCAATTTCTTCTCCGCGCTGCCGCTGGTTGGCGTCGCGCCGATCATGGTGATGTGGTTCGGCTTCGACTGGCCGTCCAAGGCCGCCGTGGTGGCGCTGGTGACGTTCTTCCCGATGCTGGTCAATGCGCTGGCCGGGCTCTCGGCGTCCGGCCATATCGAACGCGACCTGATGCGCTCCTATGGCGCCACCTATCGGCAGACCCTGACGCGATTGTATCTGCCGGCGGCGCTGCCGTTCATCTTTAACGCGCTGAAGATCAACGCGACGCTGGCGCTGATCGGCGCCATCGTCGCCGAATTCTTCGGCACGCCGACGCAGGGCATCGGCTTCCGGATTTCCACCGAGGCCGGGCGCATGGCGATCGACATGGTGTGGGCGGAGATCGCGCTGGCCGCGATCGCCGGCATGGCTTTCTACGGACTTGTCGCGCTGGCCGAACGCGCGACCACTTTCTGGCACCCATCCCATCGGACCTGA
- a CDS encoding nucleobase:cation symporter-2 family protein yields MTTAVHPVDEILPTPRLLALGLQHVLVMYAGAVAVPLIIGRALKLPPQDVAFLISADLFACGLATLVQCIGFPGVGIRLPVMMGVTFASVGPMLSMAASPEIGLLGIYGSVISAGIFAILVAPFISRMLPLFPPVVTGTIIMVIGISLMRVGINWAGGGLPTLTKVVDGVPGAFPNPGYGQLQGLGIALFVLLVILALIKWGKGFVANISVLLGIIAGAILASVLGVMHFEKVASAPWADIVTPFHFGMPQFHLVPIITMCIVMIVVMIESLGMFLALGEITGKTVDRDALTRGLRADGVGTVLGGVFNTFPYTSFSQNVGLVGVTGVRSRWVTIAGGAIMLLLGLLPKMAALVEAVPQVVLGGAGLVMFGMVAATGARILTAVDFKTNQRNLFIVAISVGFGLIPLVSPNFFKALPHDLHPLLESGILLCALVAVLLNAFFNGIGSAEKAKAEAAGVAATATH; encoded by the coding sequence ATGACCACAGCCGTCCATCCGGTCGATGAAATCCTGCCAACCCCTCGCCTGCTCGCGCTCGGCCTGCAGCATGTGCTGGTGATGTATGCCGGCGCGGTGGCGGTGCCGCTGATCATCGGGCGCGCGCTGAAACTGCCGCCGCAGGACGTGGCCTTCCTGATCTCCGCCGACCTGTTCGCCTGCGGCCTCGCCACTCTGGTGCAGTGCATCGGCTTTCCCGGCGTCGGCATTCGCCTGCCTGTCATGATGGGCGTCACCTTCGCCTCGGTCGGCCCGATGCTGTCGATGGCGGCGTCGCCGGAAATCGGCCTGCTCGGCATCTACGGTTCGGTGATATCAGCCGGCATCTTCGCCATCCTGGTCGCGCCGTTCATCAGCCGGATGCTGCCGCTGTTTCCGCCGGTGGTAACCGGCACCATCATCATGGTGATCGGCATCTCGCTGATGCGCGTCGGTATCAACTGGGCCGGTGGCGGATTGCCGACCCTGACCAAGGTGGTCGACGGCGTCCCCGGTGCGTTCCCCAATCCCGGCTACGGGCAATTGCAGGGCCTCGGCATCGCGCTGTTCGTGCTGCTGGTGATCCTCGCGCTGATCAAATGGGGAAAGGGCTTCGTCGCCAACATCTCGGTGCTGCTCGGCATCATCGCCGGCGCCATTCTCGCCAGCGTGCTCGGCGTAATGCACTTCGAGAAGGTCGCCAGCGCGCCATGGGCCGACATCGTGACCCCGTTCCACTTCGGCATGCCGCAATTCCATCTCGTGCCGATCATCACCATGTGCATCGTGATGATCGTGGTGATGATCGAATCCCTCGGCATGTTCCTGGCGCTGGGCGAGATCACCGGCAAAACCGTCGACCGTGACGCGCTGACCCGCGGCCTGCGCGCCGACGGCGTCGGTACCGTGCTGGGCGGCGTCTTCAACACCTTCCCTTACACGTCGTTCTCGCAGAATGTCGGCCTGGTCGGCGTCACCGGCGTGCGCTCGCGCTGGGTGACCATCGCCGGCGGCGCCATCATGCTGCTGCTCGGGTTGTTGCCGAAGATGGCGGCGCTGGTGGAGGCGGTGCCGCAGGTGGTGCTCGGCGGCGCAGGTCTCGTGATGTTCGGCATGGTGGCGGCCACCGGCGCGCGCATCCTCACCGCGGTGGATTTCAAGACCAACCAGCGCAACCTGTTCATCGTCGCCATCTCGGTCGGCTTCGGCCTGATCCCGCTGGTGTCGCCGAACTTCTTCAAGGCGCTGCCGCACGACCTGCATCCGCTGCTGGAATCCGGCATCCTGCTGTGCGCGCTGGTGGCGGTATTGCTGAATGCGTTCTTCAACGGCATCGGCAGCGCCGAGAAAGCCAAGGCGGAAGCTGCGGGCGTGGCGGCGACAGCGACGCATTGA
- a CDS encoding (2Fe-2S)-binding protein, giving the protein MDNDFHDITVTVNGISYNKRVESRMLLSDFLRHELGLAGTHVGCEHGVCGACTIQLDGEPVRACLMLAVQANGRAIATIEGLAGPDGAYHPLQQAMHDHHGLQCGYCTPGVLMTMTAFLDEHPAPSEQEAREALSGNLCRCTGYQHIVDAVLDAADKMRG; this is encoded by the coding sequence ATGGACAATGATTTTCACGATATCACCGTCACGGTGAACGGAATTAGCTACAACAAGCGCGTGGAATCGCGGATGCTGCTCAGCGACTTCCTGCGCCACGAACTCGGACTGGCCGGCACCCATGTGGGCTGCGAACACGGCGTCTGTGGCGCCTGCACCATCCAGCTCGACGGCGAACCGGTGCGCGCCTGCCTGATGCTGGCGGTGCAGGCCAACGGCCGCGCCATCGCCACCATCGAGGGGCTCGCCGGCCCCGACGGCGCCTATCATCCGCTGCAGCAGGCCATGCACGACCATCACGGCCTGCAATGCGGCTACTGCACGCCGGGCGTCCTGATGACCATGACCGCGTTTCTCGACGAACATCCCGCGCCCAGCGAACAGGAGGCGCGCGAGGCGCTGTCTGGCAACCTGTGCCGCTGCACCGGCTATCAGCACATCGTCGATGCGGTGCTGGATGCTGCCGACAAGATGCGAGGCTGA
- a CDS encoding ABC transporter permease — MTSDALAVPVAVRGLSRHPLLQRAAPIVTVVAVLIAVWYVAAVLMNLTLVRDAFEREETPYTTSELIAGTMSAERPLLPAPHQVVESFLDGVFGYAPNAPRSLVYHSAVTLSATLLGFVLGALLGVALALMIVHSRVLEKSLLPWIICSQMVPILALAPIFIVVLGAIGLQGLLPKSIISAYLSFFPVTIGMVKGFTAPDPMQMDLMRTWSASQRQVLAKLRWPSAVPYLFASLKVAISISLIGAIVAELPTGGEAGIGARLLAGSYYGQTIQIWAALLAAAVLASALIALVGLAERITARRMGVRP, encoded by the coding sequence ATGACGAGTGACGCACTCGCCGTGCCTGTCGCTGTGCGCGGCCTGTCGCGCCATCCGCTGCTGCAGCGCGCGGCACCCATCGTCACGGTGGTCGCCGTTCTGATCGCCGTCTGGTACGTCGCTGCGGTGCTGATGAATCTCACGCTGGTGCGCGATGCCTTCGAGCGCGAGGAGACGCCCTATACGACGTCGGAACTGATTGCCGGCACCATGAGCGCCGAGCGGCCGTTGTTGCCGGCGCCGCATCAGGTGGTGGAAAGCTTTCTCGACGGCGTGTTCGGTTATGCGCCGAACGCGCCGCGCAGCCTCGTCTATCACTCGGCGGTGACATTGTCGGCGACCTTGCTCGGCTTCGTGCTCGGCGCGCTGCTCGGCGTCGCGCTGGCGCTGATGATCGTGCACAGCCGGGTGCTGGAGAAAAGCCTGCTGCCGTGGATCATCTGTTCGCAGATGGTGCCGATCCTGGCGCTGGCGCCGATCTTCATCGTGGTGCTCGGCGCCATCGGGCTGCAGGGCCTGCTGCCGAAATCGATCATCTCCGCCTATCTGAGCTTCTTCCCGGTCACCATCGGCATGGTCAAGGGCTTCACTGCGCCGGACCCGATGCAGATGGATCTGATGCGCACCTGGTCGGCCTCACAGCGACAGGTGCTGGCAAAGCTGCGCTGGCCCTCGGCGGTGCCGTATCTGTTCGCCAGCCTCAAGGTGGCGATCTCGATTTCGCTGATCGGCGCCATCGTCGCGGAATTGCCGACCGGCGGCGAGGCCGGCATCGGCGCGCGGCTGCTGGCCGGCTCCTATTACGGCCAGACCATCCAGATCTGGGCGGCGCTGCTGGCGGCGGCGGTGCTGGCCTCGGCGCTGATCGCGCTGGTCGGCCTCGCCGAGCGCATCACGGCACGCCGCATGGGAGTGCGGCCATGA